The Liolophura sinensis isolate JHLJ2023 chromosome 8, CUHK_Ljap_v2, whole genome shotgun sequence sequence GAACACCTGAACTGTAAGGATAACTCTGGGGCCCATTTCACAATACTTCTGTAACCGGCTAAGGGTCATTTAGCCGACTAACGTAAGTAGGCTATGAATAAAATTGACCAGGGcgtttcaaaaaaataaaagtgtcTAATGCTTAGCTGGCTCACCATATATAGCTGGCTTCATGGCCGCTCTGCAGCAATCTGATTGGTTCATCAATGCCAATACTTTGCTAAattatattcaaaatatatttaattattaaaattactATATATgaataacagaaaaaatgtgatgtttacatgtgAATACTGAACACTTGACACCTACCTGTAAGGATAAGCCTGGTATTTGGATGTGAACACTGAACACCTGACACCTAGCTGTAAGGATAACCCTGGTATTTAGATCTGAACACTGAACAATTGACACCTACCTGTAAGGATAACCTCTGGTATTTACATCTGAACACTGAACACCTGACATATAGCTGTAAGGATAACCCTGGTATTTAGATCTGAACACTTAACACCTGGCACCTACCTGTAAGGATAACCCTGGTATTTAGATCTGAACACTGAACACCTGATACCTACCTGTAAGGATAACCCTGGTATTTagatctgaacactgacaacaGAAGACTGAAGAAGAATGCCAGGCAGCCCAAACCTACCAAGGCTAAGACTGGAACAGAAACAAATAGAAACTTTAGGCACTGTAGGCAGTGGCAttctgcatgtatatctgttaaCCCCATGTTGTAGAATTCTACAACTACAACATTGCATATGCCAGAAACATATGCAAAGCCAGAAACATGCTtctaaaataaatgtgaattacCAACGTGCATCCAAAGTTAGGCAATCATAGCAAATGTTTAATAACTTGTTAATATGCCATTAGTAATTAAATTGACAGATCTACATCAAGCTAAATTGACAGATCCCAACATTTCGTTGCGAATGATGTGAGCTACATGCTGTTCTTCAGATCATCTACTGAAAACCATGTTCACAACGAATTGATGAGATTTTCATAAGAGATTTTTAATGAAACCCTACTACTTCGTAGGGCAGTGAGTTGCATACATCTTTAATTCActttcaggaatatttcacttatacaattgtCGTAAGACAGTTTAATGCATGAAGCAAACTGCAGAGAGCTGAATAAAACCACCGACCTatggcaagtacatgtaaaaaaacaagCGTTCTAACATCTGAAGCATTGAGATATATCCAATGACATGATTCAATATTCATGTTTAACTTTTGGCACACAAATGATCAAAGAAGAACTTCTgtgacaggatattttgtgatAATATGCCTGTTTTGTGAGATAATCACAGAATATGCACATTATCCCCTATTCTATAAAAATCTACCTATTCTGTGATAAATATATCAGGTGGGGGAACTTACTTCTCTTTTTCCCAGCATCTCCTTTCACCAAGTTAGCCTCATTTAGCAAAATCATACCAGCAACAACAGCGACATCTGATTGGTTAAGTCCAACATGTCAACAGTTCTGGTATTCATCAATAAGCCTGTCCTGTATACAAGTAAACAAGGTTAAGAGGACTCTTCTCTTCATGTAACATGTGGCTTGCCACGAGTTACAAGTTTACTGTATAAGAGTACAGGTTACAGGTTCACCCATTTTCCTAATATACACTTGTGTAAACTTCAATGAGATTCACATTAGTTATGTTAATGCTAggattttgcattttttttttttatctattgaATGATGTAAtctgtgtattttgtttcaCAAATCCCTGATTCAATTTCTTCTGTGAAACAACACAACTGACCTACACAACACATTGGTGTTCTTTTTAAGTGGAAAGAAAATTGAATACTGGGTTAAAAAATGTGTGAATGGTTGCCCAGTTTGTAGTTACCAGCAGAAGTAGTGATCACATGCCAAGGATGCAGTGGAACATTGTGCCTGTTTATACTATCACCTAATTTCCTGGAGATTGAAGATAACTGGCTAAAAGGGCCAAAAACTGGCAAAAAGGATACTCAGCAACATTACAATGTAAGTCTCCATGATGAACTGGCCCTGGCTACTGCTGTGAATGTAGAGCTTAGAAACAGAATAGAAAACATAAATCACAATGAGGCTGGATTAATACAAATCATAGATGCCAGCAGATGCCCACAGCCATTAGTGCACGAATAATATGACATACAGTATCAAGGTAATGGGATCAGGgtatgtgaaaaaacaaaacaaaaaaaacaaccactCTAATAATCAACTGCTGTCAATCATCAATTGACATgaatttctcacttacacaatggcgtCCAGTTTgatgggtggagaaaatggaATGCCTggattaaaccactgacctttggtaagttacccATGAGCTCTTCCACTAGTGAAAAGTCACGTAGTTACTGGTTGAAAGCTTCAtgaacctttttgcatatgaaagatcaacttgaAAGAAATTTAGGCACatgtataatttgtttttcgAGGCAAAACTGGTTGGATAGTCCAATATCAGGGCCAACTCGGGATCTCATCTATTTCCTAATGAGCTCATGATGACGTTACACACATTTACTATGAACATTTTCATTAATCCTAAGTACTGAATACAGAACTCTGGGGAGAGTTCATCTTTACTCCTCTTTCTCTTGTGAGTTGTATGGCAGATTGTACATCTACAAAATTGGATTCCACAATATACAcaagaaagtgaaagtgaaagtgtacACACCACTTGTCCAGTGTTGGGATTTCTGTGCATGAATGGAGGTCCACGGATATGATTCCACATCTGTCCCGAGGTCATGGCAAAGATCACACTCTGAGAAGCAATACAACAAACATTTCAtgcattaatatatttatttatttgattggtgttttatgctgtactcaagaacatttcacttatacgacggcagccagaattgtggtgggaggaaaccgagatcATCCGCAGAGCCCcgcgatcatccacaggttgctggaaggcctttcCTCGTacgcccagagaggaagccagcattagctggactagACCTCACAGCAGCAGCATTGGTGTGCAGTCATATCGGTAAACATATAAAGTAGATGAACATGAAGGATACCGGGGAAAGGATAATTCTAATTCCAGAGAAATAACCATAGAATTCATTGTGAACTATAGTAGTGACAAGTGCAAACATGAGGCAATCTgctatgtatatacaattataCATACCAGTGATCATTTGCATGTCTGTAGAATATTATCAGGGATTCCATTAAACAATTACATGATAAGCAAGCCTCTGACTACAAAGAGACTTCAAAATTTTGAAGGTTTTCTTCAGGAAAACTTCTAATGGTAtactcgccacgatatggctgaaatattgccgatgtggcgttaagccataatcaatcattcattcattctaatggtatgtacaaatgtcagaaaaacttGATAAACAATTTGGGGGacacatttctgaaaatgtaaTAGTCACTTAAGTGTGGCAATGAGTGAGAGGTCTAGTCTATTATTTTCTGAAACTCCAAAAACTTTTACCAGAAACTCCAATTTCACTGCCAACCTGTCATGGTGGAGTCCAGTACTAAGCTTCAACTCAATGAAGTTAAACTTAGTCttgaacagaaataaaaataacataaaacacaaatagatATAAGCCTGGATTAAGTTTTGAGATGTTTCTAACTGTAAAATCAAAGGCACAAAAAACTGAAAGAGAAACAGATTAAAATTCATCACAGATCGAGagtttttgtgtgtgaaatttcACCTCACCAGAGCAGCTATCCCCCAGGAGGTCTTGTTGTAGAGAAACTCGAGGTTGTTCCGCTTTAGGTAGAGCAATCCACCAATCAGAGAGAAGAGCAAGGCCAACAGGAGCGTGCCCGAGTAGTTGGGAGGTCTGAAAACACGgatctgaaataaaaacaggatCAAATTTTGGGTATCATAAAACTTATGAACATCTGTGATCAAGATCTATTTTAGAAAAATGCTAATGAATTGTGCTTGTAGACACATGAATGTTACAGTACAAATCACAACTATCCAAGTAGAGCACAGATTTTACTCCAACATAATTAATGAAGTCCCATACCTTTAGTGATATGTTTAGCAATCAATATCACGTAACCACTAAAAGATGACATTCATATTTCTGAATAATTGCCAGGCAATATATCAAGAGTAAAATTACACACCCATAAAGTTGAGAatagattttatttcaaaattattcAGAAAAGTCACACAACCTaaataatacatgaatgtatggtAGCCCAAATCATGAGACTACTACAAATCACAAGGCATTCTGACAATCCCACCAGCTTGCCTGGTATAGCAGTCAACAAGACAgtggaatcagaataaagataaaagttgtaaagtgtGGTGGTGGTAAAGACATCATAGTGGGGAGTTTGTACGCAACACTGaggcagtggtctttgatatgcaaattgtcaACTGCATGCGGCAACTCCAATGCTGTaaatggctgagcaaatgttgagctagGGTAGTGAAAGCACATGCATCGGCCAGTATCACAGGCTCCTAGTACTgatacagatgtggaaagctttctacagatactgtgtataccagataaattGGTGTACACCAAGGTAAATTTTTAAACTATACAagagacaaaaagcttatctagataagtgattgcataagaaactgtagcctAATAAGAAAGGCTTGTAGAAATCCCTGTGTTTACAtgagaacagaatgaagtcaatctgactatgtgtccacaaaacaggaaaatggtgacaaatctggtaaaatcaCCAGAGGAATTCAATACCCTCCTTGTTCTCCTACATGTTGgtaggcatgtgcataaaaattgtagccctacatgaaactttCCTTGATTACAAAAGTAGTAAATCTGGCAAAGTCCATAAATCTCATAAGCAATAAAGTTACAGAAACCCTGTATAAAAGAAACTGTTGCCCTGCTAAATTTCTATTGAACATGTttggtacagaaaaaaaaagtttatataTCTGGTAAATATGTGAATTGAAAGTCTATTACTtaaaatcactgaaaaacattATCATAGCCTAAAtcactaaaaccaataaaacagttcaaccttccatcagtaggcattttgtagatgtacacaggtgaaaagaaatataaaaaaagaaatataaaaaaaaacacaaacaaacataacCTTTTTGTTGAAGATCCATGTATGActgccattatacaggagctaaaaaaactTAAACTGCCATCTGAGAATCTGCATTCACACACCTTACCTTAGATTAGgcagcgaaaaaaaaaagcctgacCTTCGATCCATCTATGATAGTCAAATATACAAAAGCTAAAAGTTAAAAACTTAACCTGCCACTGGAAAAGCAAAGCctaaaaggaaaacaaagccTAACCTACAATCCATGTATGACAGCCAAATATACAAGAGGTAAATagaagcctaaccttcaattgTTTATGTTTGAGGGAACAGGTCAAGTGAACAAAACATCATATGTGTTATCACACTACTTTCCCTCTCACACGAATCATATACAGCAGCCTGCATACACTAGACTTACCTGAATATCTGTCCTCTCAGCCACCCAGCGAGACAGCGTCTCAGCCGAGAACCCCACCCTGAAATCAGCAAGAGTACCCGTTGTTGGGTTTGTATAAATAGTTATAAATCATGTGTATGTTGAGCATAGTGCAAAATCTGTTCAACACTGAATAAATAGCAtccatacatgaatacatgagtATGTATGAAAGTTCTATATATACCACATGACACTTCAGTCTTAATATTTGCTTTGTTGCTGCATTCTATAAATGGGATGTAACAATTTCCGAtcattttatgcatttatttatttggtgcttATTCAAATTAATGCTCCAACTTTTTAACTAAAGTGTCAAAGTTTTACAAATGACAGTGGGGGGAATGTAACAAATTTTGGTTCGAGGATATTAGGTCTTTAAAACTTAAACatctcaataaaaaaaaagaacacaatcCAAACTGAACTGGCATAACACAACTTTCCATTTCTATACAGTACTTTTCTTTGCCAAATGACACCTCAGATCAAAGATGAACTGAccattgttttgtgaaatgtttgagTAATGCTGTACACATTTGTCTGCCAAATATCAttgcaaaggcaggaatgaacaatgaCTGGCACAGAATTAGGCTTGAATTAAATTTGTGGGAAAACAACTTCCccatatattttatttgcagaCTTATCTCCCTTCTTGGTCCTTGTAAAGTAGCATAGAGTAATTTCCCCTTACCTGTGGATGTCCATTGTGTCACCTCTCTTGGGCTTCCCTTTCGCAGGGAAGTGCATGAACACGGGAGCACTGTTCAGCTTCAGCTAAAAACAGACGAAACAATCAGTTTATGACACAAAGAATGTACACAACCATAGGTTGTATCATTCTAGAAAGTGTATGGCGGCACAAGAACTGTGTCTCCCAAATAATATTTTCCTGTGGTAAATGACCAGAAGTTTCTTCCATGAcgaagttgcacattttgccggattctgagagttctaacAATCCTAGAtatttgaggtttgcttggaaggtgGCTTGATCTGTACAGCAAAAATGAAGATCTCAGCACCTAAAGTAATATTTAATGGAATTTATTTGCCCCTTAACATTGTAGgccatttacagtaa is a genomic window containing:
- the LOC135472180 gene encoding tumor suppressor candidate 3-like, translating into MACAKGTRRMAALQFLWVCLIFCVLIQITSSQYKKKENVLTDKVQQLMEWNTKKSVIRFNGEKFRQYVKTSPRNYSVVLMLTALQPQRQCAVCRQANDEFTILANSWRYSQQYSNKLFFAMVDYDEGSDVFSGLKLNSAPVFMHFPAKGKPKRGDTMDIHRVGFSAETLSRWVAERTDIQIRVFRPPNYSGTLLLALLFSLIGGLLYLKRNNLEFLYNKTSWGIAALSVIFAMTSGQMWNHIRGPPFMHRNPNTGQVLYIHSSSQGQFIMETYIVMLLNVAVVAGMILLNEANLVKGDAGKKRILALVGLGCLAFFFSLLLSVFRSKYQGYPYSFLFK